One Candidatus Bipolaricaulota bacterium genomic window carries:
- a CDS encoding carbohydrate ABC transporter permease, with protein LIPIFVLMHRLHLYDTLWALILPGIVQGFGIFLMKQYFDGLPHALDEAALIDGASDWQIFWRVLMPLAKPALAVLVINTSLTSWNAFLLPLILTASKRNRTLALGLALYQSQYGIDYVHSMAAASISSLPILAIFLIFQRNIIAGLTRGAVK; from the coding sequence GCTGATCCCCATTTTCGTCTTGATGCACCGCCTTCACCTCTATGACACGCTCTGGGCTCTTATCTTACCCGGGATAGTGCAGGGATTTGGGATCTTTTTAATGAAGCAGTATTTTGACGGGCTTCCCCATGCTCTTGATGAGGCAGCATTGATCGATGGGGCAAGTGATTGGCAGATATTCTGGAGAGTCTTGATGCCATTGGCAAAGCCAGCCCTTGCTGTATTGGTCATCAACACCTCGCTCACAAGCTGGAACGCCTTCCTCTTGCCATTGATCCTGACCGCGTCGAAGCGTAACAGAACCTTGGCCCTGGGACTGGCCCTCTATCAATCACAATACGGGATCGATTATGTGCACAGCATGGCAGCAGCGAGTATTTCCTCTCTGCCCATCCTTGCAATCTTCCTCATCTTTCAACGAAATATCATCGCCGGCCTCACAAGGGGGGCGGTCAAATAG
- the murQ gene encoding N-acetylmuramic acid 6-phosphate etherase, with the protein MNDWITESRNPASHGLDNKPVEEILHIINAEDKKVPEAVGQAIDQIAVAVEAFVTSYRRGGRIFYVGAGTSGRLGVVDAVECPPTFGVPPERIQGILAGGMNAFFKAEESYEDDRDGGRRLIEERTMSEKDLIVGISASGETPFVLGLIEAAKQRSIKTVGITNNPQSTLARLVEIPIVVVVGPEVIAGSTRMKAGTAQKLVLNMLSTTAMVKLGKVYDHFMIDLQASNSKLRRRAEEMVRTLTGEDPKLVKQTLMQANYAVKPALIMLKGKVSYEKAKKLLERHHGVVREALEELGIKED; encoded by the coding sequence ATGAACGATTGGATCACTGAATCAAGGAATCCTGCCTCACACGGGTTAGACAACAAGCCGGTTGAAGAGATATTGCACATCATCAACGCCGAAGACAAAAAGGTTCCGGAGGCAGTCGGCCAAGCGATAGACCAAATTGCGGTTGCCGTCGAAGCATTTGTTACAAGTTACCGCCGTGGTGGACGGATATTCTACGTCGGTGCAGGTACAAGCGGCCGATTGGGAGTCGTCGACGCTGTAGAATGCCCTCCCACCTTCGGGGTCCCACCGGAACGCATTCAGGGGATTCTCGCGGGCGGGATGAACGCCTTTTTCAAGGCCGAAGAGAGCTACGAGGATGATCGCGATGGAGGCAGAAGACTGATCGAGGAACGAACAATGAGCGAGAAAGACCTCATCGTCGGCATAAGCGCGAGCGGAGAGACTCCCTTTGTCCTCGGCCTTATTGAAGCAGCAAAACAAAGGAGCATCAAGACGGTCGGGATCACAAACAACCCTCAATCGACCCTCGCTCGTCTAGTTGAGATCCCCATCGTCGTAGTGGTAGGACCAGAGGTGATCGCAGGCTCAACTCGCATGAAGGCCGGTACGGCGCAGAAACTGGTTCTAAATATGCTGAGCACAACAGCAATGGTAAAATTAGGTAAAGTATACGATCACTTCATGATCGATCTCCAAGCAAGTAATAGCAAACTGCGCCGGAGGGCGGAGGAAATGGTACGCACATTGACCGGGGAAGACCCCAAACTGGTCAAACAGACCCTCATGCAAGCGAACTATGCCGTTAAACCAGCCCTGATAATGCTCAAGGGCAAAGTTTCATACGAGAAGGCTAAGAAGCTCCTCGAACGACATCACGGTGTAGTACGTGAGGCCTTAGAGGAACTTGGAATAAAGGAGGACTAA